The following are encoded together in the Pectobacterium wasabiae CFBP 3304 genome:
- a CDS encoding mandelate racemase family protein yields MKIESIDVTVFTYPTRRVSDSAGHSHPGPENQAKMALLTITADDGQKGYAFAPPEVIRPHIVNAFFRKVLIGQNPFDRERLWQDLVHWQRGSANQLTDRALSIVESALWDLQGRVLNMPVHKLLGGYREKVPAYGSTMCGDELEGGLSTPEEFGQFAEKLVQRGYKAIKLHTWMPPVSFAPSPKIDVKACAAVREAVGPDVCLMLDGYHWYSRSDALYIGRELQKLDFTWFEEPMEEQSMASYSWLTKSLDIDVIGPESLSGKYFSRADWVKEGACDILRAGVQGVGGLWPCMKVASLAESFGMDCEIHGNGAPNLNVVGAIKNCRWYERGLLHPFLDYDEPAAYLNSIVDPMDDEGFVHLPQRPGLGEDINFDWIEEHTLSKE; encoded by the coding sequence GTGAAAATAGAATCAATTGATGTCACCGTCTTTACTTATCCCACACGCCGGGTTTCCGACAGTGCGGGTCATTCACACCCGGGACCTGAAAATCAGGCCAAGATGGCGCTATTAACCATCACGGCAGATGACGGCCAAAAAGGTTACGCTTTCGCTCCGCCGGAAGTGATTCGTCCCCATATCGTTAATGCTTTTTTCCGTAAAGTGCTGATTGGGCAGAATCCGTTCGACCGCGAGCGTCTCTGGCAGGATCTGGTGCATTGGCAACGCGGCAGCGCCAACCAACTGACCGATCGCGCGTTGTCGATTGTGGAATCCGCACTGTGGGATTTGCAAGGCCGCGTGCTGAACATGCCGGTGCATAAGCTGCTTGGCGGCTACCGTGAAAAAGTCCCTGCTTACGGTAGTACCATGTGTGGTGATGAGCTGGAAGGCGGTTTATCCACGCCAGAGGAATTTGGTCAGTTTGCAGAAAAGCTGGTGCAGCGTGGCTACAAAGCCATCAAATTACATACCTGGATGCCGCCTGTCTCGTTTGCTCCTAGCCCTAAGATTGATGTGAAAGCCTGTGCAGCGGTGCGTGAAGCGGTCGGTCCGGATGTCTGCCTGATGCTGGATGGCTACCACTGGTATAGCCGCAGCGATGCGCTATATATCGGCCGTGAACTGCAAAAGCTCGATTTCACCTGGTTTGAAGAGCCGATGGAAGAACAGAGCATGGCGTCCTACAGTTGGCTGACCAAGAGCCTGGATATCGATGTCATCGGGCCGGAAAGCCTGTCGGGTAAATATTTCAGCCGTGCTGACTGGGTTAAAGAAGGCGCATGCGACATTTTACGCGCGGGCGTGCAAGGCGTCGGTGGTCTCTGGCCGTGTATGAAGGTTGCCAGTCTGGCGGAATCTTTCGGTATGGACTGCGAAATTCACGGTAACGGCGCGCCAAACCTCAACGTCGTGGGGGCAATTAAAAACTGCCGCTGGTATGAACGCGGATTGCTGCATCCTTTCCTCGACTACGATGAGCCTGCTGCTTACCTGAATTCGATTGTCGACCCGATGGATGACGAGGGCTTTGTGCATCTGCCGCAACGTCCGGGGCTGGGAGAAGATATTAATTTTGATTGGATTGAGGAGCATACCCTAAGCAAAGAATAG
- the nirB gene encoding nitrite reductase large subunit NirB, with amino-acid sequence MNKVRLAVIGNGMVGHRFIEELLDKAPTSTYEITVFCEEPRVAYDRVHLSSYFAHHTVEELSLVREGYYEKNGVKVLLGERAITINRSEKAIHSNSGRTVYYDKLIMATGSYPWIPAIKGSNGQDCFVYRTIEDLNAIENCARRSKRGAVIGGGLLGLEAAGALKHLGVETHVIEFAPVLMAEQLDAQGGTLLQRKIENMGVRVHTGKNTQAIQHSGLESRKTMVFADGSTLEVDFIVFSTGIRAQDKLARQCALEIGPRGGIAINDWCQTSDPDVYAIGECAAWQGRPFGLVAPGYKMAQVTVDHLLGHENRFQGADMSAKLKLMGVDVGGIGDAHGHTPGARSYMWLDENKETYKRLIVSADNKTLLGAVLVGDTRDYGNLLQFMLNKIPLPDSPEALILPATAGSAKPTLGVDALPESAQICSCFDVTKGDIIKAINGGCHTVAALKETTKAGTGCGGCIPLLTQVLNSELSKQGIEVNNHLCEHFAYSRQELYHLIQIEKIKTFDQLLEKHGSGYGCEVCKPTVASLLASCWNEYVLKPQHTPLQDSNDNFLGNIQKDGTYSVIPRSAGGEITPDGLIAIGRIAKQYNLYTKMTGSQRMALFGVQKDDLPDVWAQLIEAGFETGHAYAKALRMAKTCVGSTWCRFGVGDSVGFGVELENRYKGIRTPHKMKFGVSGCTRECAEAQGKDVGIIATEKGWNLYVCGNGGMKPRHADLLEADLDRETLVRYLDRFMMFYIRTADKLQRTSVWLDNLEGGIDYLRNVIVKDKLGINDQLEADITHLRAGYVCEWQATLESPEAQKRFAHFINSPERDPNVQMVGERQQHRPARPAERIPVKQINQEKNSELEGENA; translated from the coding sequence ATGAACAAAGTCAGACTCGCTGTTATCGGTAACGGGATGGTTGGCCACCGTTTTATCGAAGAGTTGCTGGATAAGGCCCCAACGTCCACCTACGAAATTACCGTTTTTTGTGAAGAACCCCGCGTCGCCTACGATCGTGTCCACCTCTCTTCCTACTTCGCTCACCACACGGTAGAAGAGCTTTCTTTGGTACGCGAAGGCTATTACGAAAAAAATGGCGTTAAAGTCCTGCTCGGTGAACGCGCCATCACCATCAACCGCAGTGAAAAAGCCATTCACTCCAATTCCGGCCGTACTGTGTATTACGACAAGCTCATCATGGCAACCGGCTCCTATCCGTGGATCCCTGCAATCAAAGGATCAAACGGGCAAGACTGTTTTGTCTACCGCACCATTGAAGACCTGAATGCCATCGAAAACTGCGCCCGCCGTAGCAAACGCGGTGCGGTAATCGGTGGGGGTCTATTAGGTTTGGAAGCGGCTGGCGCGCTGAAACACCTTGGTGTGGAAACACACGTCATTGAGTTCGCCCCTGTGCTCATGGCCGAGCAGTTGGATGCACAGGGTGGCACCCTGCTGCAACGCAAGATCGAAAACATGGGTGTGCGTGTGCATACCGGCAAGAATACGCAGGCCATTCAACACTCTGGCCTGGAAAGCCGCAAAACGATGGTGTTTGCCGACGGCAGCACGCTGGAAGTCGACTTTATCGTGTTCTCTACCGGCATCCGTGCGCAGGACAAACTGGCACGCCAGTGTGCGCTGGAAATTGGCCCACGCGGCGGTATCGCCATTAACGACTGGTGTCAAACTTCCGACCCTGACGTCTACGCCATCGGCGAATGTGCCGCCTGGCAGGGCAGACCGTTTGGTCTGGTTGCGCCCGGCTACAAAATGGCACAGGTTACCGTCGACCACCTGTTAGGGCATGAGAACCGCTTCCAAGGCGCCGATATGAGTGCCAAGCTCAAACTGATGGGTGTCGATGTCGGTGGGATTGGCGATGCACACGGCCATACACCGGGCGCACGCAGCTACATGTGGCTGGATGAAAACAAAGAAACCTACAAGCGTCTGATTGTCAGCGCTGACAATAAAACACTGCTGGGTGCCGTACTGGTCGGCGACACGCGGGATTACGGTAACCTGCTGCAATTCATGCTGAACAAGATCCCGCTGCCAGATTCCCCGGAAGCGCTGATTCTTCCTGCAACGGCTGGCAGCGCAAAACCGACGCTGGGTGTCGATGCACTGCCGGAAAGCGCGCAAATCTGCTCCTGCTTCGACGTGACCAAAGGCGACATCATCAAAGCGATTAACGGCGGCTGTCATACCGTCGCGGCGCTTAAGGAAACCACCAAAGCCGGTACGGGCTGCGGCGGCTGTATTCCACTGCTTACGCAGGTGTTGAACTCGGAACTCAGCAAGCAAGGGATTGAAGTCAATAATCACCTGTGCGAACACTTTGCCTATTCGCGCCAGGAGCTATACCACCTGATCCAAATCGAAAAAATCAAAACGTTCGATCAACTGCTGGAGAAACATGGTTCAGGGTACGGCTGTGAGGTCTGTAAGCCGACTGTGGCCTCTCTGCTGGCTTCCTGCTGGAACGAATACGTGCTCAAACCACAGCACACGCCGCTGCAGGATTCCAACGATAACTTCCTCGGTAATATCCAGAAAGACGGCACCTATTCCGTCATTCCACGTTCTGCTGGCGGAGAGATCACACCGGATGGTCTGATCGCTATTGGCCGCATCGCGAAGCAATATAACCTGTACACCAAGATGACCGGTTCTCAGCGCATGGCGCTATTTGGCGTACAAAAAGACGACCTGCCTGACGTGTGGGCTCAGCTCATCGAAGCTGGGTTTGAAACAGGCCACGCCTACGCCAAAGCGCTGCGTATGGCAAAAACCTGTGTCGGCAGCACCTGGTGCCGTTTTGGCGTCGGCGACAGCGTAGGGTTTGGCGTCGAGCTGGAAAACCGTTACAAAGGCATCCGCACCCCGCACAAAATGAAATTTGGCGTCTCCGGCTGCACGCGAGAATGTGCAGAAGCACAAGGTAAAGATGTGGGGATCATCGCCACCGAAAAAGGCTGGAACCTCTATGTATGTGGCAACGGCGGGATGAAACCGCGCCACGCTGACCTGCTGGAAGCCGATCTGGACCGCGAGACCTTAGTCCGCTATCTGGATCGCTTCATGATGTTCTACATCCGCACGGCCGATAAGCTCCAGCGTACTTCAGTCTGGCTGGATAATCTCGAAGGCGGTATCGACTACCTGCGCAATGTGATTGTGAAAGACAAACTGGGAATTAACGATCAGCTTGAAGCTGATATCACACACCTGCGGGCAGGCTACGTCTGTGAATGGCAGGCCACACTGGAATCTCCGGAAGCACAGAAACGCTTTGCCCACTTTATTAACAGCCCAGAACGTGACCCGAACGTACAAATGGTGGGTGAACGTCAACAACACCGTCCGGCGCGCCCTGCTGAGCGTATTCCGGTGAAACAAATTAATCAGGAAAAAAATAGCGAGCTGGAAGGGGAAAACGCATGA
- the nirD gene encoding nitrite reductase small subunit NirD gives MSQWTTVCKLDDILPGTGVCALVEQQQIAVFRPRNDEQVYAISNIDPFAQASVLSRGIVGEHQDELWVASPLKKQHFRLNDGFCLEDDAYSVAAYDTQVTNGNVQISIANSDVAVDNSQPLP, from the coding sequence ATGAGCCAGTGGACTACCGTATGTAAGTTAGACGACATCCTACCCGGCACCGGTGTTTGTGCTCTGGTTGAGCAGCAGCAGATCGCCGTGTTCCGGCCACGTAACGATGAGCAGGTTTACGCCATCAGCAATATCGATCCATTCGCCCAAGCAAGTGTGTTAAGTCGCGGGATAGTGGGTGAACATCAGGACGAACTTTGGGTAGCAAGCCCATTGAAAAAACAGCATTTCCGCCTTAATGACGGTTTCTGTCTGGAAGATGATGCCTATTCTGTTGCCGCTTATGATACTCAGGTAACCAACGGTAATGTGCAAATATCCATCGCAAACAGTGACGTAGCGGTTGATAATAGCCAACCATTACCGTAG